A genomic region of Tamandua tetradactyla isolate mTamTet1 chromosome 2, mTamTet1.pri, whole genome shotgun sequence contains the following coding sequences:
- the PTGDS gene encoding prostaglandin-H2 D-isomerase, whose amino-acid sequence MAAPRLLGVSLLGALMVLQTQAQGPNPGPQASVQPGFQQDKFLGRWFSAGLASNSTWFREKKALLSMCTAVAAPTADGGLNLTTTFLRNDQCETKTLLLEPTGTPGCYRYTSPHWGSVHDMAVVDTNYSQYALLLTVGTKGPGQDFLLATLYSRTQIPSTEVKEKFSTFAKSQGLTEDAIVFLPRPDKCMEQFA is encoded by the exons ATGGCAGCACCACGCTTGTTGGGGGTGAGCCTGCTGGGGGCTCTCATGGTCTTGCAGACCCAGGCCCAGGGCCCCAATCCCGGGCCCCAGGCCTCCGTGCAGCCTGGCTTCCAACAGGACAAG TTCTTGGGGCGCTGGTTCAGCGCGGGCCTCGCGTCCAACTCGACCTGGTTCCGGGAAAAGAAGGCGCTGCTGTCCATGTGCACAGCCGTGGCGGCCCCGACGGCCGACGGGGGCCTCAACCTCACCACCACCTTCCTCAG GAATGACCAATGCGAGACCAAGACGCTGCTCCTAGAGCCCACGGGGACCCCTGGCTGCTACCGCTACACCAGCCCCC ACTGGGGCAGTGTCCACGACATGGCGGTGGTGGACACCAACTACAGCCAGTACGCCCTGCTGCTGACCGTGGGCACTAAGGGCCCAGGCCAGGACTTCCTCCTGGCCACCCTCTACA GCCGCACCCAGATTCCCAGTACCGAGGTGAAGGAGAAGTTCTCCACCTTTGCCAAGAGCCAGGGCCTCACAGAGGACGCCATTGTCTTCCTGCCCCGACCTG ATAAGTGCATGGAGCAGTTCGCATAG
- the LCNL1 gene encoding lipocalin-like 1 protein, with translation MLQALLTASLLSLLWAAPGRAQVPVQADFDASQFQGAWYVVGAASDDQGFLDSRDNLKMPVVFVTALANGDLALKFGHPTPDGGCQKVDMTFTKGAVDGQFSNAAMAQTDIRVVYTDYTHYAVLYLETQKEGVRSIWLQLFARSPELFPEGAQKMQQLAPQVGLNPSQGALMPKSDQCTDVLSQ, from the exons ATGCTACAGGCGCTGCTGACCGCTTCGCTCCTCAGTCTGCTCTGGGCGGCCCCGGGCCGTGCCCAGGTCCCCGTCCAGGCTGACTTTGATGCCAGCCAG TTCCAGGGCGCCTGGTACGTGGTGGGGGCGGCCTCGGATGATCAGGGCTTCCTGGACTCCAGAGACAACCTGAAGATGCCCGTGGTCTTTGTGACCGCCTTGGCCAACGGTGACCTGGCCCTTAAATTCGGGCACCCCAC GCCTGATGGTGGGTGTCAGAAGGTGGACATGACCTTCACCAAGGGCGCCGTGGACGGGCAGTTCAGCAATGCAG CCATGGCGCAGACCGACATCCGCGTGGTGTACACGGACTACACACACTACGCGGTGCTATACCTGGAGACGCAGAAGGAAGGCGTACGCAGCATCTGGCTACAGCTCTTCG CCCGCAGCCCGGAGCTATTTCCCGAAGGCGCCCAGAAGATGCAGCAGCTGGCTCCCCAAGTGGGCCTGAACCCCAGTCAGGGTGCCCTGATGCCCAAGTCAG ACCAGTGCACCGACGTCCTCTCCCAG TGA